One genomic window of Arvicola amphibius chromosome 4, mArvAmp1.2, whole genome shotgun sequence includes the following:
- the LOC119813529 gene encoding peptide chain release factor 2-like isoform X1 codes for MGEGAARRPAVCEAPAVSQAPPAGAGGPTPGSTGSRDRRVRSPGGGQAPRLPPPPATQKTGKGDRGVRVSSDPGRAKAGEKQSLGHCDRNRRGRAARTQRRAPPLPGGGGAKGLKAARRREPRKRGRERYEKASAPAAAPSTRARGGRGRSPRALASSRDRRPSPTQLARSLSLTRRRRRLRRGEVLPQLLLESPNPSGPEAAASPVRKPQPPPRSLPQGPQRASTAPLAPRLDRAARQHDRVRQHAITRAAGPSGSRSALCAGVGATRCSFQNQSNTESWTCLSVLPGLRRSSQEVRCECKASWTV; via the exons atgggggagggggccgCGCGGCGACCCGCAGTCTGCGAGGCTCCGGCCGTTTCTCAGGCTCCCccagcaggggcaggaggacccACACCGGGGTCAACCGGGTCGAGAGACCGGCGGGTCCGGAGCCCGGGCGGGGGACAAGCCCCCCGGCTGCCGCCCCCTCCCGCCACTCAAAAAACGGGAAAGGGCGACCGCGGGGTGAGGGTCTCCTCGGACCCAGGTAGAGCAAAGGCGGGCGAGAAGCAGAGCCTCGGGCACTGCGATCGAAATCGTCGGGGGCGCGCGGCCAGGACCCAGCGGCGCGCGCCTCCGTTgccaggtgggggaggggcgaaAGGGCTGAAGGCCGCGAGGCGACGGGAACCGCGGAAGCGGGGGAGGGAAAGGTACGAGAAGGCGTCCGCGCCGGCGGCGGCGCCGAGCACGCGTGCGCGGGGCGGCCGGGGCCGTTCTCCGCGCGCTCTGGCCTCGAGCCGAGAccgccgcccctcccccacccagctaGCGCGCTCCCTTTCTCTcacccgccgccgccgccgcctccgaaGGGGAGAGGTCCTGCCGCAGCTGCTGCTAGAGTCTCCGAATCCCTCGGGCCCAGAAGCCGCCGCCTCGCCGGTCCGCAAGCCTCAGCCGCCGCCTCGCTCGCTTCCTCAGGGGCCGCAGCGGGCTTCGACTGCGCCACTCGCACCCCGCCTGGACCGCGCTGCACGTCAGCACGACCGAGTGCGTCAGCACGCAATCACGAGAGCCGCTGGGCCCTCTGGGAGCCGTAGTGCTCTGTGCGCAGGCGTTGGAGCCACACGG TGCAGTTTTCAAAATCAAAGTAACACTGAAAGCTGGACATGCCTGTCGGTTCTCCCGGGACTCAGGAGATCATCACAGGAAGTTcgctgtgagtgcaaggccagctggactgtaTGA
- the LOC119813529 gene encoding peptide chain release factor 2-like isoform X2: MGEGAARRPAVCEAPAVSQAPPAGAGGPTPGSTGSRDRRVRSPGGGQAPRLPPPPATQKTGKGDRGVRVSSDPGRAKAGEKQSLGHCDRNRRGRAARTQRRAPPLPGGGGAKGLKAARRREPRKRGRERYEKASAPAAAPSTRARGGRGRSPRALASSRDRRPSPTQLARSLSLTRRRRRLRRGEVLPQLLLESPNPSGPEAAASPVRKPQPPPRSLPQGPQRASTAPLAPRLDRAARQHDRVRQHAITRAAGPSGSRSALCAGVGATRFSKSK, translated from the exons atgggggagggggccgCGCGGCGACCCGCAGTCTGCGAGGCTCCGGCCGTTTCTCAGGCTCCCccagcaggggcaggaggacccACACCGGGGTCAACCGGGTCGAGAGACCGGCGGGTCCGGAGCCCGGGCGGGGGACAAGCCCCCCGGCTGCCGCCCCCTCCCGCCACTCAAAAAACGGGAAAGGGCGACCGCGGGGTGAGGGTCTCCTCGGACCCAGGTAGAGCAAAGGCGGGCGAGAAGCAGAGCCTCGGGCACTGCGATCGAAATCGTCGGGGGCGCGCGGCCAGGACCCAGCGGCGCGCGCCTCCGTTgccaggtgggggaggggcgaaAGGGCTGAAGGCCGCGAGGCGACGGGAACCGCGGAAGCGGGGGAGGGAAAGGTACGAGAAGGCGTCCGCGCCGGCGGCGGCGCCGAGCACGCGTGCGCGGGGCGGCCGGGGCCGTTCTCCGCGCGCTCTGGCCTCGAGCCGAGAccgccgcccctcccccacccagctaGCGCGCTCCCTTTCTCTcacccgccgccgccgccgcctccgaaGGGGAGAGGTCCTGCCGCAGCTGCTGCTAGAGTCTCCGAATCCCTCGGGCCCAGAAGCCGCCGCCTCGCCGGTCCGCAAGCCTCAGCCGCCGCCTCGCTCGCTTCCTCAGGGGCCGCAGCGGGCTTCGACTGCGCCACTCGCACCCCGCCTGGACCGCGCTGCACGTCAGCACGACCGAGTGCGTCAGCACGCAATCACGAGAGCCGCTGGGCCCTCTGGGAGCCGTAGTGCTCTGTGCGCAGGCGTTGGAGCCACACGG TTTTCAAAATCAAAGTAA
- the Flywch2 gene encoding FLYWCH family member 2 isoform X1, whose product MTLRKDGAKEGARSNTAWSGKTSVNHTRDPKSRLLHPKSSITTSSAPFKDSEYGNSCWRPDFNDFPLHLMLATPATQIKPAQRGTEPLDSQVPGQGGGGKGEAYLSARATWPEGQAAGPGMPQPKPSEQECESMKTSQEPAPQPGTDVVPAAPRKPRKCSKLVLLTASKDSAKVAAAKRKGVHCIMSLGVPGPATLAKALLKTHPEAQRAIEAPPQEPEQKRSKLDLDADGPEDSGESEVSSSSPEESPVFPEAPSPSP is encoded by the exons ATGACGTTGAGAAAGGATGGAGCCAAGGAG GGTGCCAGATCAAATACTGCGTGGAGTGGAAAGACGTCAGTAAACCATACCCGGGATCCGAAATCCAGGCTGCTCCATCCGAAAAGCTCCATCACTACTAGCTCCGCCCCCTTCAAG GACAGTGAGTATGGGAACAGCTGTTGGCGTCCTGACTTCAACGACTTTCCCCTTCACCTGATGCTAGCAACTCCAGCTACACAGATCAAACCAGCCCAGAGAGG GACAGAGCCCTTGGACTCCCAGGTTCCTGGCCAGGGAggtggaggaaaaggagaggccTATCTGTCTGCTAGGGCGACGTGGCCTGAGGGacaggctgctggtcctgggatGCCCCAGCCCAAGCCCAGTGAGCAGGAGTGTGAGAGCATGAAGACCAGCCaggagccagctccccagcctggCACAGATGTGGTCCCAGCAGCCCCCAGGAAGCCCAGGAAATGCTCCAAACTGGTCCTGCTGACAGCTTCCAAAGACAGCGCCAAAGTGGCCGCAGCCAAACGCAAAGGAGTGCACTGCATCATGTCCCTGGGGGTGCCAGGCCCCGCCACCCTGGCCAAGGCCCTCCTCAAGACTCACCCCGAGGCTCAACGGGCCATTGAAGCACCCCCCCAAGAACCCGAACAGAAGCGCAGCAAGCTGGACCTGG ATGCAGATGGCCCAGAAGACAGTGGAGAGTCTGAGGTGTCCTCATCAAGTCCTGAGGAGAGCCCTGTGTTCCCTGAGGCACCCAGCCCTTCCCCATAA
- the Flywch2 gene encoding FLYWCH family member 2 isoform X2: MLATPATQIKPAQRGTEPLDSQVPGQGGGGKGEAYLSARATWPEGQAAGPGMPQPKPSEQECESMKTSQEPAPQPGTDVVPAAPRKPRKCSKLVLLTASKDSAKVAAAKRKGVHCIMSLGVPGPATLAKALLKTHPEAQRAIEAPPQEPEQKRSKLDLDADGPEDSGESEVSSSSPEESPVFPEAPSPSP, from the exons ATGCTAGCAACTCCAGCTACACAGATCAAACCAGCCCAGAGAGG GACAGAGCCCTTGGACTCCCAGGTTCCTGGCCAGGGAggtggaggaaaaggagaggccTATCTGTCTGCTAGGGCGACGTGGCCTGAGGGacaggctgctggtcctgggatGCCCCAGCCCAAGCCCAGTGAGCAGGAGTGTGAGAGCATGAAGACCAGCCaggagccagctccccagcctggCACAGATGTGGTCCCAGCAGCCCCCAGGAAGCCCAGGAAATGCTCCAAACTGGTCCTGCTGACAGCTTCCAAAGACAGCGCCAAAGTGGCCGCAGCCAAACGCAAAGGAGTGCACTGCATCATGTCCCTGGGGGTGCCAGGCCCCGCCACCCTGGCCAAGGCCCTCCTCAAGACTCACCCCGAGGCTCAACGGGCCATTGAAGCACCCCCCCAAGAACCCGAACAGAAGCGCAGCAAGCTGGACCTGG ATGCAGATGGCCCAGAAGACAGTGGAGAGTCTGAGGTGTCCTCATCAAGTCCTGAGGAGAGCCCTGTGTTCCCTGAGGCACCCAGCCCTTCCCCATAA
- the Flywch2 gene encoding FLYWCH family member 2 isoform X3: protein MPQPKPSEQECESMKTSQEPAPQPGTDVVPAAPRKPRKCSKLVLLTASKDSAKVAAAKRKGVHCIMSLGVPGPATLAKALLKTHPEAQRAIEAPPQEPEQKRSKLDLDADGPEDSGESEVSSSSPEESPVFPEAPSPSP from the exons atGCCCCAGCCCAAGCCCAGTGAGCAGGAGTGTGAGAGCATGAAGACCAGCCaggagccagctccccagcctggCACAGATGTGGTCCCAGCAGCCCCCAGGAAGCCCAGGAAATGCTCCAAACTGGTCCTGCTGACAGCTTCCAAAGACAGCGCCAAAGTGGCCGCAGCCAAACGCAAAGGAGTGCACTGCATCATGTCCCTGGGGGTGCCAGGCCCCGCCACCCTGGCCAAGGCCCTCCTCAAGACTCACCCCGAGGCTCAACGGGCCATTGAAGCACCCCCCCAAGAACCCGAACAGAAGCGCAGCAAGCTGGACCTGG ATGCAGATGGCCCAGAAGACAGTGGAGAGTCTGAGGTGTCCTCATCAAGTCCTGAGGAGAGCCCTGTGTTCCCTGAGGCACCCAGCCCTTCCCCATAA